A window of Methylomonas sp. 11b genomic DNA:
ATACCTGCTCGAATCGAACCGGCCATGCCGTCCGCCCAGTCCGGATTCAGTACCACACTGACGCCGTTCAGATCGATAGCGGTGGTTATCGCCTCGGCATTTGCGCCCAACACCACGACGATCCGCTCGGCCAAAACGGATTGCGCGTTGGCAAGCGCATGCGCCAGTAATGGACGGTCTTGCCAGATCAGTAATTGCTTGGGGCTACCCATTCGGCTGGAAGCGCCCGCCGCCAGGATCACCGCATAGACATGATCAATGGCTGCATTCATGCTTGCTGGAGACGACTTCATTGCCTAGTTGCAAGCCGCTACGGCCGTTGAGCTGCGCATGGATGCCGGCCACAATAGACAGCGCGATCTCTTCCGGGGTTTGCGCGCCGATGTCCAATCCCACCGGGCCGAATACCCGCTCGTTGATTAGCGCGGCATCCTCGCCCAAGCTTTGCAGTAACCGTTGCTTGCGATGCGCCGGCCCCAGCAAACCGATAAACGGTACCCGGCAATGGACGATGGCTTGCAAGTAGCGTTGGTCGTATTCAATGTTGTGGGTCATCATCATGATGGCATTGAAGCGATTTAAATCCAGCTGCTCCGCCACCTGTTCAGGGGTCAGATGCAATAATTGATCAGCCAACGGAAAACGCTCGGGTTTGATGTGCGCGGGACGGTGGTCGACCAAGGTCACTCGCCACCCTACGGATTTGGCGCAGTTCAGCAGCGGTATCGCGTCGGCACCGGCGCCGAATATCAGCAACTGCCAAGGCGGCTGCACTGGGTCGTAAAAGGCTTTGATCTCCTGGCCGTCAAGCAGATGGGTTTCGATACGCGGTTTTTGTTGCAAGGCCGTTTGCAGTGCCGCTGTGGCAAAGGGAAACGGCGCGCTGGGCAAGATCGGTTGCTCGCCGACGATGGCGGCCGGCAGGAACTGGCTGCGGCCGGCCGGAAAATCCGAGTGCCCGGAATCGAACACTGTCACCAATACCCCATGAGCTTGGACTTCGGCGGCTTCGACCAACTGACTCAAAGGACTAAAATCCTGCTCGGCTGTTAATAATTGCAGCAACACCCTAACCGCGCCGTTACAACCGAGACCCAAACCCCAGATTGCGTCTTCCCCGGAACGCATGTCGTAAAACAGCGTTTTGGCTTCGCCGGTTGCAAACACCGAAGCGGCCTGCTCCACCAGATCCCTTTCAAAGCATCCGCCGCCCAGCAAACCGACCAACTCGCCGGTCTGGGTAATCAGCATCCGCGCGCCGGCCTTTTGA
This region includes:
- a CDS encoding XdhC family protein; this translates as MANHINHLQEAYRRLQRDQEDSVLATIIETFGSTYQKAGARMLITQTGELVGLLGGGCFERDLVEQAASVFATGEAKTLFYDMRSGEDAIWGLGLGCNGAVRVLLQLLTAEQDFSPLSQLVEAAEVQAHGVLVTVFDSGHSDFPAGRSQFLPAAIVGEQPILPSAPFPFATAALQTALQQKPRIETHLLDGQEIKAFYDPVQPPWQLLIFGAGADAIPLLNCAKSVGWRVTLVDHRPAHIKPERFPLADQLLHLTPEQVAEQLDLNRFNAIMMMTHNIEYDQRYLQAIVHCRVPFIGLLGPAHRKQRLLQSLGEDAALINERVFGPVGLDIGAQTPEEIALSIVAGIHAQLNGRSGLQLGNEVVSSKHECSH